One Microbacterium trichothecenolyticum DNA window includes the following coding sequences:
- the resB gene encoding cytochrome c biogenesis protein ResB, with protein MNDPLRPSDHADSAPSDAAASDDDITQPRLGVVGWARWGWRQLTSMRTALVLLLLLAIAAVPGSLVPQRTADPNGVTQYFTDNPDLAPVLDKLSLFDVYTSPWFSAIYLLLFVSLIGCVLPRTKHHWKALRSQPPRTPARLSRLDDHRTRVLAVDGDPDAVASGAIDAAAAQLRKSGYRVARYDGRGSFSVSAERGYLRETGNLVFHAALVGVLIAVGVGGGFTYTGQRVLVEGQAFTNSLLDYSSFNPGRFVSGDTLTPYAMTLDRFDVTYVPPGQPGSGQAGDFVAHMTTQSPGGEPQDGEVRVNHPLDVQGDRVYLLGNGYAPTVTIRDADGREVFHDSVAFLPQDANMTSLGVIKVADGLPQQLGLLGFFYPTMDVLSSGALTSTYGALEYPVLTLRVYEGDLGIDDGTPRSVYTLDPSGMTQIAGGDSGNPAIQLMPGETEDLPNGLGTITFENEAPAGAVGYDGSVKRFASLSIHRDLAGPWVLSFALLALLGLLAALFVPRRRMWVKATPGPEGVRIEYAGLARGEDPTLAAAVDQLAEKHGATLPRPSQPDTGKVD; from the coding sequence GTGAACGATCCGCTGCGTCCGTCCGACCACGCCGATTCGGCGCCGAGCGACGCGGCGGCATCCGACGACGACATCACGCAGCCGCGCCTGGGCGTCGTCGGCTGGGCGCGCTGGGGCTGGCGCCAGTTGACCAGCATGCGCACGGCCCTCGTGCTGCTGCTGCTGCTGGCGATCGCCGCCGTGCCGGGCTCGCTGGTGCCCCAGCGCACGGCCGACCCCAACGGCGTCACGCAGTACTTCACCGACAACCCCGATCTCGCGCCGGTGCTCGACAAGCTGAGCCTGTTCGACGTGTACACCTCGCCGTGGTTCTCGGCGATCTACCTGCTGCTGTTCGTCTCGCTCATCGGCTGCGTGCTGCCGCGCACCAAGCACCACTGGAAGGCCCTGCGCTCGCAGCCGCCGCGCACCCCCGCGCGCCTGTCCCGCCTGGACGACCACCGCACCCGCGTGCTCGCCGTCGACGGTGATCCGGATGCCGTGGCCTCGGGCGCGATCGACGCTGCGGCCGCGCAGCTGCGCAAGAGCGGGTACCGCGTGGCCCGCTACGACGGGCGCGGGTCGTTCTCGGTCTCGGCCGAGCGCGGGTATCTGCGCGAGACGGGCAACCTCGTCTTCCACGCCGCCCTCGTGGGGGTGCTCATCGCGGTCGGCGTGGGCGGCGGATTCACCTACACGGGCCAGCGTGTCCTGGTGGAGGGTCAGGCATTCACCAACAGCCTGCTCGACTACTCGTCGTTCAACCCGGGTCGCTTCGTCAGCGGCGACACCCTGACGCCCTACGCGATGACGCTCGACCGGTTCGACGTCACCTACGTCCCCCCGGGGCAGCCCGGATCGGGCCAGGCGGGTGACTTCGTCGCGCACATGACCACCCAATCGCCGGGCGGTGAGCCGCAGGACGGCGAGGTGCGCGTCAATCACCCGCTCGACGTGCAGGGCGACCGTGTCTACCTGCTCGGCAACGGCTACGCCCCGACGGTGACCATCCGCGACGCGGACGGGCGGGAGGTGTTCCACGACTCCGTGGCCTTCCTGCCCCAGGATGCCAACATGACCTCGCTCGGCGTGATCAAGGTCGCCGACGGTCTGCCCCAGCAGCTCGGGTTGCTCGGCTTCTTCTACCCCACGATGGACGTGCTGTCCTCGGGCGCGCTCACCTCGACGTACGGTGCGCTCGAGTACCCCGTGCTGACGCTGCGCGTCTACGAAGGCGACCTGGGCATCGACGACGGCACGCCGCGCTCGGTCTACACGCTCGATCCGTCGGGCATGACGCAGATCGCGGGCGGCGACAGTGGCAACCCGGCGATCCAGCTCATGCCCGGCGAGACCGAGGACCTTCCCAACGGCCTCGGCACCATCACGTTCGAGAACGAGGCGCCCGCGGGGGCTGTCGGCTACGACGGCTCGGTGAAGCGCTTCGCCTCGCTGTCGATCCACCGCGACCTCGCCGGACCGTGGGTGCTCTCGTTCGCTTTGCTGGCCCTGCTCGGTCTGTTGGCGGCGCTGTTCGTCCCGCGCCGACGCATGTGGGTCAAGGCGACGCCCGGGCCGGAGGGGGTGCGGATCGAGTACGCCGGCCTCGCCCGCGGGGAGGACCCCACCCTCGCCGCCGCCGTCGACCAGCTCGCTGAGAAGCACGGTGCCACCCTTCCCCGCCCGAGCCAGCCCGACACCGGAAAAGTAGACTGA
- a CDS encoding DedA family protein, which produces MTDTTLTLRPLRAGAASDEGQSWLTSLADWTVSLMEVIGPVGAGVAIALENLFPPLPSEVVLPMAGLTASRGSFTLFEALLWTTLGSIVGAFMLYGLGRWLGAARLRAFAAKMPLLHPEDVDRTVAWFERHGGKAVFFGRMIPIFRSLISIPAGVAKMPLWRFGLLTGAGSLIWNTIFVLAGYLLGENWHVIEQYADILQYVVIAGVAVGVAWFLYARVRSLLASRRSEA; this is translated from the coding sequence ATGACCGACACCACCCTCACCCTCCGCCCGCTGCGCGCGGGTGCCGCCTCCGATGAGGGCCAGTCGTGGCTCACGTCGCTGGCGGACTGGACCGTCTCGCTGATGGAGGTCATCGGCCCGGTGGGAGCCGGTGTCGCGATCGCCCTCGAGAACCTGTTCCCGCCGCTGCCGAGCGAGGTCGTGCTACCCATGGCGGGGCTCACCGCCAGCCGCGGCTCGTTCACGCTGTTCGAGGCCCTGCTCTGGACGACGCTCGGATCCATCGTCGGCGCGTTCATGCTCTACGGTCTCGGGCGCTGGCTCGGTGCCGCCCGGCTGCGCGCGTTCGCGGCCAAGATGCCGCTGCTGCACCCCGAGGACGTGGACCGCACGGTGGCGTGGTTCGAACGGCACGGCGGCAAGGCGGTGTTCTTCGGGCGCATGATCCCGATCTTCCGCAGTCTCATCTCCATTCCCGCGGGCGTCGCCAAGATGCCGCTGTGGCGCTTCGGTCTGCTGACCGGGGCGGGCAGCCTCATCTGGAACACGATCTTCGTGCTCGCCGGCTACCTGCTGGGCGAGAACTGGCACGTCATCGAGCAGTACGCCGACATCCTGCAGTATGTGGTGATCGCGGGCGTCGCGGTGGGTGTCGCGTGGTTCCTGTACGCGCGCGTCCGCTCGCTGCTGGCATCCCGCCGCTCCGAAGCCTGA
- a CDS encoding 30S ribosomal protein bS22 encodes MGSVIKKRRKRMAKKKHRKLLRKTRHQRRNKK; translated from the coding sequence GTGGGTTCTGTCATCAAGAAGCGCCGTAAGCGCATGGCGAAGAAGAAGCACCGCAAGCTGCTTCGCAAGACTCGTCACCAGCGCCGCAACAAGAAGTAA
- a CDS encoding histidine phosphatase family protein has translation MPADRLHLVRHGEVHNPRRVLYGRLPGFGLSVDGRRMARQAAEYVHALERPVTALVVSPLQRTRESAEPFVRLFGIEPYIDDRVIEPTNVFEGRRMKQALANPLNWRHLSRPEIPSWGEPYERIVARVTDAMTDAWERVPSGDVVVVSHQLPIWVTHLALSHQPTRHDPRKRRCALSSVTSFERRDGADGSTRFVEVAYAEPATTAGAVDVGAV, from the coding sequence GTGCCTGCCGATCGCCTTCATCTCGTGCGCCACGGAGAGGTCCACAACCCCCGTCGCGTGCTGTACGGTCGGCTCCCCGGGTTCGGTCTGAGCGTCGACGGGCGCCGGATGGCGCGGCAGGCCGCGGAGTACGTGCACGCACTCGAGCGGCCCGTGACGGCACTCGTCGTCTCGCCCCTGCAGCGCACCCGCGAGTCGGCCGAGCCGTTCGTGCGCCTCTTCGGCATCGAGCCCTACATCGACGACCGGGTGATCGAGCCGACCAACGTCTTCGAGGGTCGCCGCATGAAGCAGGCGCTCGCGAACCCGCTGAACTGGCGGCATCTCAGCCGACCCGAGATCCCCAGCTGGGGCGAGCCGTACGAGCGCATCGTCGCCCGGGTGACGGATGCCATGACCGACGCCTGGGAACGCGTGCCCTCGGGCGATGTCGTCGTCGTCTCGCACCAGTTGCCGATCTGGGTGACCCACCTCGCCCTCTCCCACCAACCCACCCGCCACGACCCCCGCAAGCGCCGGTGCGCGCTGTCGAGCGTGACGAGCTTCGAACGGCGAGACGGCGCCGACGGCTCGACGCGCTTCGTCGAGGTGGCGTATGCCGAGCCGGCGACGACAGCCGGAGCCGTCGACGTAGGAGCCGTGTGA
- a CDS encoding Dabb family protein: MSIRHIVLWKLAADDADTRALHAEQISERLQGLVGVVTEIEHLEVGQNVAFPHSNWDVALVSEFADVEALQRYQVHPAHQEVAAFVRSVVAERSSVDYPF; encoded by the coding sequence GTGAGCATCCGACACATCGTCCTCTGGAAACTCGCCGCGGACGATGCCGACACCCGTGCTCTGCATGCCGAGCAGATCTCCGAGCGACTGCAGGGTCTGGTGGGCGTCGTCACCGAGATCGAGCACCTCGAAGTGGGCCAGAACGTCGCCTTCCCACACAGCAACTGGGATGTCGCCCTGGTGAGCGAGTTCGCCGATGTCGAGGCTCTGCAGCGTTACCAGGTGCACCCCGCTCACCAAGAGGTCGCGGCCTTCGTGCGCTCGGTCGTGGCCGAGCGTTCCTCGGTCGACTACCCGTTCTGA
- the ccsB gene encoding c-type cytochrome biogenesis protein CcsB, with the protein MPGTDPLLLDEISLLLVWTAVAIYVLAFIAYAIDLARRSDLALKAKDEVVARELVTAGGGGVISSGAGSSASGTTAKPRYLWARLGAVLTALGFVFHLAATVLRGVAAERVPWSNMYEFAMTGLLLIVAVYLAVLTRYDLRFLGSLITGLAVLLLGGATLAFHVEVVPLADPLKSVWLVVHVFVASLATALFALAFGLSVVQLIQTRRERKLAEAPADAEPKRSFLRTVPNADALESLAYRFAIVGFIFWTFTLIAGSIWANDAWGRFWGFDTKEVWTFVIWVLYAGYIHARATRGWRGTRSAWLSIIGFAAVLFNFTIVNVFFKGLHAYSGLTT; encoded by the coding sequence ATGCCCGGAACCGATCCGCTTCTCCTCGATGAGATCTCGCTCCTCCTGGTGTGGACGGCGGTCGCCATCTACGTGTTGGCGTTCATCGCCTACGCCATCGACCTCGCGCGTCGGTCCGACCTCGCGCTGAAGGCGAAAGACGAGGTCGTCGCCCGCGAGCTCGTGACCGCGGGCGGCGGGGGAGTGATCTCGTCGGGCGCCGGGTCGTCGGCATCCGGGACCACCGCCAAGCCCCGCTACCTGTGGGCCCGTCTCGGCGCCGTGCTCACGGCGCTCGGGTTCGTGTTCCACCTGGCCGCGACCGTCCTGCGCGGCGTGGCGGCCGAGCGCGTGCCGTGGTCGAACATGTACGAGTTCGCCATGACCGGGCTGCTGCTGATCGTCGCGGTGTACCTCGCGGTGCTCACCCGCTACGACCTGCGCTTCCTCGGCTCGCTCATCACGGGCCTCGCGGTGCTGCTGCTCGGCGGGGCGACGCTGGCGTTCCACGTCGAGGTCGTGCCGCTGGCCGACCCGCTGAAGTCGGTGTGGCTCGTCGTGCACGTGTTCGTCGCGAGCCTGGCGACGGCGCTGTTCGCCCTGGCGTTCGGCCTGTCGGTGGTGCAGCTGATCCAGACGCGACGCGAGCGCAAGCTCGCCGAGGCGCCCGCGGATGCCGAACCGAAGCGCAGCTTCCTGCGCACCGTGCCGAACGCCGACGCGCTGGAGTCGCTGGCGTACCGCTTCGCGATCGTCGGCTTCATCTTCTGGACCTTCACCCTCATCGCCGGCTCCATCTGGGCCAACGACGCGTGGGGCCGGTTCTGGGGCTTCGACACGAAGGAAGTGTGGACCTTCGTCATCTGGGTGCTCTACGCCGGATACATCCACGCCCGCGCCACCCGCGGCTGGCGCGGCACCCGTTCGGCGTGGCTGTCGATCATCGGCTTCGCCGCGGTGCTGTTCAACTTCACGATCGTCAACGTCTTCTTCAAGGGCCTGCACGCTTACAGCGGCCTGACGACGTAG
- a CDS encoding ATP-binding cassette domain-containing protein → MKASRFADPPPGDARGWAMALRGIRRDRAGSPVLRGIDLDIDAGAVVAFVGPSGCGASTLLRIVAGTERPDAGVVTIDGRSGAAAPRVIEVRDHTPVARFARAHAAIVAAARRAGTADAAATAERLSAVVGLTIGDELAHRLSHGDRQRWALARALAAGPKALVLDDALAALPTAARSRTRDDLVRELRSAGVTTLWVTRDTAEAAAVADRLVVMDRGSVVADGAPDEVFARVGDVAVADVLGPVSAVPGIVEGAVVEVWGQELPLARAVSDGHCEVVVRPEHVVLVGDDAPGIDAVVEDSTFLGGVRRSTVRTSDGSRVVVEHTPEQRLDDRVRVRIALAPVPVSTRPIG, encoded by the coding sequence ATGAAAGCCTCCCGTTTCGCCGACCCGCCTCCCGGTGATGCACGGGGCTGGGCGATGGCGCTGCGCGGCATCCGCCGTGATCGCGCCGGCTCGCCGGTGTTGCGCGGCATCGATCTCGACATCGACGCGGGTGCTGTCGTGGCTTTCGTCGGACCGTCGGGGTGCGGCGCGTCGACGCTGCTGCGCATCGTGGCGGGGACCGAACGTCCGGACGCCGGTGTCGTCACGATCGATGGGCGATCAGGAGCGGCGGCCCCGAGAGTGATCGAGGTGCGCGATCACACGCCGGTCGCGAGGTTCGCACGCGCGCATGCCGCGATCGTCGCGGCCGCTCGGCGCGCGGGCACGGCGGATGCGGCGGCGACGGCGGAGCGGCTGAGTGCGGTGGTCGGCCTGACCATCGGCGACGAACTCGCCCACCGCCTGTCGCACGGCGACCGGCAGCGGTGGGCTCTGGCCCGCGCCCTCGCCGCGGGGCCGAAAGCTCTCGTTCTCGATGACGCTCTCGCGGCGCTGCCGACGGCGGCCCGCTCCCGGACGCGTGACGACCTCGTCCGCGAGCTGCGCAGCGCTGGCGTCACCACCCTGTGGGTCACGCGCGACACCGCCGAGGCCGCCGCGGTCGCGGACCGCCTCGTCGTCATGGATCGCGGGAGTGTGGTCGCGGACGGCGCGCCCGACGAGGTCTTCGCGAGGGTCGGAGACGTCGCCGTCGCCGACGTGCTCGGCCCGGTCAGCGCGGTGCCGGGCATCGTCGAGGGAGCGGTGGTCGAAGTCTGGGGTCAGGAGCTGCCCCTCGCCCGGGCTGTCAGCGACGGTCATTGCGAAGTGGTGGTCCGTCCCGAGCACGTCGTGCTGGTCGGCGACGACGCACCGGGCATCGATGCCGTGGTGGAAGACAGCACCTTCCTCGGGGGCGTCCGGCGCTCGACGGTCCGCACATCCGACGGGAGTCGCGTCGTCGTCGAGCACACCCCCGAACAGCGGCTCGACGACCGCGTGCGCGTGCGCATCGCCCTGGCGCCGGTGCCGGTGAGCACGCGCCCCATCGGCTGA
- the aspS gene encoding aspartate--tRNA(Asn) ligase, with translation MSERVLVNQLKSLPAGPVEVSGWVETVRDQKKVQFVVLRDETGAVQLVNPATRPTEDGSEQDAAALALTETIGALATGTFLTVRGELKHDERVKLGGVEIRVGELVIAAAANPETPIAADSSPDKRMDWRFIDLRQRRNNLIFRVQTTLEHAMRTYWVERDYIEVHSPKLMASPSESNAELFEVPYFEDKTAYLAQSPQFFKQMAQVAGFGKIFEIAPAFRADPSFTSRHATEFTSIDAEISWIDSHEDVAHMQEELLHTAFQAVADKHGAEIQELFGVEVQVPSLPFPRIPLAEAREIVAARGYDIPRTDGDLDPEGERQIAAHVAETFGHQFVFITDYHPEIRAFYHMRDEETGLTKSYDLLFNGVEITTGAQREHRVDVLVEQAKEKGLDPEHLDFYLDFFRFGAPPHGGFGMGLARVLMLLLGESSIREVTYLFRGPTRLAP, from the coding sequence GTGAGCGAACGCGTCCTGGTCAACCAGCTGAAATCCCTTCCCGCCGGCCCCGTCGAGGTGTCGGGATGGGTCGAAACCGTGCGCGATCAGAAGAAGGTGCAGTTCGTCGTGCTGCGCGACGAGACCGGCGCGGTGCAGCTGGTGAACCCGGCGACGCGCCCCACCGAAGACGGTTCCGAGCAGGATGCCGCTGCCCTCGCCCTGACCGAGACGATCGGCGCGCTCGCGACCGGCACGTTCCTGACCGTGCGCGGCGAGCTCAAGCACGACGAGCGCGTGAAGCTCGGCGGCGTCGAGATCAGGGTCGGCGAGCTCGTGATCGCGGCCGCGGCCAACCCCGAGACGCCGATCGCGGCCGACAGCAGCCCCGACAAGCGCATGGACTGGCGCTTCATCGACCTGCGTCAGCGCCGCAACAACCTCATCTTCCGCGTGCAGACGACCCTCGAGCACGCCATGCGCACGTACTGGGTCGAGCGCGACTACATCGAGGTGCACTCCCCCAAGCTCATGGCATCCCCGTCGGAGTCCAACGCGGAACTGTTCGAGGTGCCGTACTTCGAGGACAAGACGGCCTACCTCGCGCAGAGCCCGCAGTTCTTCAAGCAGATGGCCCAGGTCGCCGGCTTCGGCAAGATCTTCGAGATCGCGCCGGCGTTCCGCGCCGACCCGTCGTTCACGAGCCGTCACGCGACCGAGTTCACCTCGATCGACGCCGAGATCAGCTGGATCGACTCCCACGAGGACGTCGCGCACATGCAGGAGGAGCTCCTGCACACGGCGTTCCAGGCGGTCGCCGACAAGCACGGCGCCGAGATCCAGGAGCTGTTCGGCGTCGAGGTGCAGGTTCCGTCGCTGCCGTTCCCGCGTATCCCGCTGGCCGAGGCCCGTGAGATCGTCGCCGCCCGCGGCTATGACATCCCCCGTACCGACGGCGACCTCGACCCCGAGGGCGAGCGCCAGATCGCGGCGCACGTCGCCGAGACGTTCGGTCACCAGTTCGTCTTCATCACCGACTACCACCCCGAGATCCGCGCGTTTTACCACATGCGCGACGAGGAGACCGGACTGACGAAGTCGTACGACCTGCTGTTCAACGGCGTCGAGATCACCACGGGCGCGCAGCGCGAGCACCGCGTCGACGTTCTGGTCGAGCAGGCGAAAGAGAAGGGCCTCGACCCCGAGCACCTCGACTTCTACCTCGACTTCTTCCGCTTCGGCGCCCCGCCGCACGGCGGCTTCGGCATGGGCCTGGCGCGCGTGCTCATGCTGCTGCTGGGCGAGTCGTCGATCCGCGAGGTCACCTACCTCTTCCGCGGCCCGACCCGCCTGGCCCCGTAA
- a CDS encoding helix-turn-helix domain-containing protein encodes MADLPDVRFLTVAEVAELMRVSKMTVYRLVHAGELPAVRFGRSYRVPESAVAEVVQRPVSDVG; translated from the coding sequence ATGGCGGATCTGCCGGACGTGCGGTTCTTGACGGTCGCCGAGGTCGCCGAGCTCATGCGCGTCTCGAAGATGACGGTCTACCGCCTCGTGCACGCCGGAGAGCTGCCCGCGGTGCGCTTCGGTCGAAGCTATCGCGTGCCAGAATCGGCCGTCGCAGAGGTCGTGCAGCGGCCGGTGTCCGACGTCGGCTAG
- a CDS encoding cytochrome c biogenesis CcdA family protein: protein MNPGALVFDGALWVALPIALAAGLISFLSPCVLPLVPGYLGYIGGAVAPRGGSASGAGRGRLLGGTLLFIAGFTVVFMAVNALGGTAGAFFVRYGDVITRVLGVVIVLMGLVFIGLFGIAQRSVRVQAKGNLGLVGAPLLGIALGIGWTPCIGPTLAAIISVSYNLGDPGRAALLGLAYSLGLGIPFLLLALGFGWATRSVAFIRRHIRVVNVIGGVLLVVLGLAMVTGVWGAWMSSLQGVIGGVELPL, encoded by the coding sequence GTGAACCCGGGCGCTCTCGTCTTCGACGGGGCGCTGTGGGTCGCCCTCCCCATCGCCCTGGCCGCCGGCCTCATCTCGTTCCTCTCGCCCTGCGTGCTGCCGCTGGTCCCCGGCTACCTCGGGTACATCGGCGGTGCCGTCGCGCCGCGCGGAGGCTCGGCATCCGGAGCCGGTCGCGGTCGCCTCCTCGGCGGCACGCTGCTCTTCATCGCCGGGTTCACCGTGGTGTTCATGGCCGTCAACGCCCTCGGCGGCACGGCGGGAGCGTTCTTCGTCCGGTACGGCGACGTGATCACGCGCGTGCTCGGCGTGGTCATCGTTCTCATGGGCCTGGTCTTCATCGGGCTGTTCGGTATCGCGCAACGTTCGGTACGGGTGCAGGCCAAGGGCAACCTCGGCCTGGTGGGCGCACCCCTGCTGGGGATCGCCCTCGGCATCGGCTGGACGCCCTGCATCGGCCCCACCCTCGCGGCGATCATCTCGGTGTCGTACAACCTCGGTGACCCCGGCCGGGCGGCGCTGCTCGGACTGGCGTACTCGCTGGGTCTCGGCATCCCGTTCCTGCTCCTTGCGCTCGGTTTCGGCTGGGCGACGCGCTCGGTCGCGTTCATCCGCCGCCACATCCGCGTCGTCAACGTCATCGGCGGTGTGCTTCTGGTGGTTCTGGGCCTGGCGATGGTCACGGGCGTCTGGGGCGCGTGGATGTCGTCGCTGCAGGGGGTGATCGGCGGTGTCGAACTCCCGCTCTGA
- a CDS encoding glutaredoxin family protein encodes MTTLTLIGKPGCHLCDVAEQIVESVVADLPPAVADRVEIEQASIADDVALYEKWWEKIPVVLIDGELHAHWRVSADRLRAALLASESQGASA; translated from the coding sequence GTGACCACCCTCACATTGATCGGGAAACCCGGCTGTCATCTGTGCGATGTGGCCGAGCAGATCGTCGAGAGCGTCGTCGCCGACCTTCCCCCCGCCGTCGCCGATCGCGTCGAGATCGAGCAGGCCTCGATCGCCGACGACGTCGCGTTGTACGAGAAGTGGTGGGAGAAGATCCCCGTCGTCCTCATCGACGGCGAGCTGCACGCGCACTGGCGCGTCTCGGCCGACCGTCTCCGCGCCGCGTTGCTGGCGTCCGAGTCCCAAGGAGCCTCCGCGTGA
- a CDS encoding TlpA family protein disulfide reductase, with product MRRVLTSAGALAAATVLIAGLCACTPDPLAEQYRAGDNKGYIAANGLQWQEIPEADRGDPVSFSGTLDNGSPVSSADYAGKVLVVNFWYATCGPCIIEAPRLEQAYQTFQGQDVAFLGINTYDQPATALSFARDHGVSYSSAMAVDDGELKLAFAAKTTINATPTTLVLDKQGRVAARVIGELPEASILESMVRTLVAEPA from the coding sequence ATGCGCCGAGTCCTCACCTCCGCCGGAGCCCTCGCCGCCGCGACGGTCCTCATCGCGGGTCTGTGCGCCTGTACGCCCGACCCCCTGGCCGAGCAGTATCGCGCGGGAGACAACAAGGGCTACATCGCTGCCAACGGTCTGCAGTGGCAGGAGATCCCCGAGGCCGACCGCGGCGACCCGGTGTCGTTCTCGGGCACCCTCGACAACGGCTCGCCCGTGTCGAGCGCCGACTACGCCGGCAAGGTGCTGGTGGTGAACTTCTGGTACGCCACGTGCGGCCCGTGCATCATCGAGGCGCCCCGACTCGAGCAGGCGTATCAGACGTTCCAGGGTCAGGACGTGGCCTTCCTCGGCATCAACACCTATGACCAGCCGGCGACCGCGCTGTCGTTCGCCCGCGACCACGGGGTGTCGTACTCGAGCGCGATGGCCGTCGACGACGGCGAGCTCAAGCTCGCGTTCGCGGCCAAGACGACGATCAACGCCACCCCCACGACCCTCGTGCTCGACAAGCAGGGCCGCGTGGCAGCCCGGGTCATCGGTGAGCTGCCCGAAGCCTCGATCCTCGAGTCGATGGTGCGCACCCTGGTCGCGGAGCCCGCGTGA
- a CDS encoding ArsR/SmtB family transcription factor: MADIFDVIADGTRRDILQLLLDRATGGERGTSVSQIVAALGVSQPTVSKHLKVLREAELVSVREEGQHRYYSLAVAPLDEVDDWLVPFFSVDVENEPALPESAVHAAEVVGRAAASVKHSFSTALRKLPGR; encoded by the coding sequence ATGGCGGACATCTTCGACGTGATCGCTGACGGAACGCGTCGCGACATCCTTCAGCTCCTTCTCGACCGCGCCACCGGCGGCGAACGCGGCACGAGCGTGTCGCAGATCGTCGCGGCCCTCGGTGTGAGCCAGCCGACCGTCTCCAAGCACTTGAAGGTGCTGCGCGAGGCCGAGCTCGTGTCGGTGCGCGAGGAGGGCCAGCACCGCTACTACAGTCTCGCCGTCGCTCCGCTCGATGAGGTGGACGACTGGCTCGTGCCGTTCTTCTCGGTCGACGTCGAGAACGAACCCGCTCTTCCGGAGTCGGCCGTGCACGCCGCCGAGGTGGTCGGTCGCGCTGCGGCATCGGTGAAGCACTCCTTCTCCACGGCGCTGCGCAAGCTGCCCGGGCGGTGA
- a CDS encoding rhodanese-like domain-containing protein, translating into MQSISIHDLHAGRQRPLIDVREEHEFAAGHVPGAVNLPMSTLGDHLDELPAEPFDVICQAGGRSARVVEALSARGHDATNVEGGTGDWIAAGYDVIT; encoded by the coding sequence ATGCAGTCCATCTCCATCCACGATCTGCACGCCGGACGCCAGCGTCCGCTCATCGACGTGCGTGAGGAGCACGAGTTCGCCGCGGGCCACGTGCCGGGTGCCGTGAATCTGCCCATGTCGACTCTCGGCGATCACCTCGACGAGCTTCCCGCCGAGCCCTTCGACGTGATCTGCCAGGCCGGCGGCCGTTCCGCGCGCGTGGTCGAGGCGCTGTCCGCGCGCGGGCACGACGCGACGAACGTCGAGGGCGGCACGGGTGACTGGATCGCCGCAGGCTACGACGTCATCACCTGA
- a CDS encoding DUF6264 family protein — MTYSLPPESFRTLRPEPAARKTRGWDVALTIVLLVLLPLAALGASYAGVLLAFAADACGSVVCDAGLMNTGFWLAVISPWVVFVLGVVVAIVRLVRHRLAFWVPLATLVGMAAVWFVAAAFVGAGVSAS, encoded by the coding sequence GTGACCTACTCGCTGCCGCCGGAGTCGTTCCGGACGCTGCGTCCGGAACCGGCCGCGCGCAAGACGCGGGGGTGGGACGTCGCGCTCACGATCGTCCTGCTCGTGCTGCTCCCGTTGGCCGCGCTCGGCGCCTCGTACGCGGGCGTGCTGCTGGCCTTCGCGGCCGATGCGTGCGGATCCGTCGTCTGCGACGCCGGCTTGATGAACACCGGCTTCTGGCTCGCGGTCATCTCGCCCTGGGTGGTCTTCGTACTCGGTGTCGTCGTCGCGATCGTGCGGCTCGTCCGGCACCGCCTGGCTTTCTGGGTGCCGTTGGCGACCCTCGTGGGCATGGCGGCGGTGTGGTTCGTCGCCGCTGCCTTCGTCGGCGCCGGGGTCTCGGCATCCTGA